A window of the Apostichopus japonicus isolate 1M-3 chromosome 8, ASM3797524v1, whole genome shotgun sequence genome harbors these coding sequences:
- the LOC139970640 gene encoding uncharacterized protein: MGKRTEYKRQFREPSRHTHDAYRSNYQYCVLRRQLEHQHNFVEWDWDSESENGKLCRNELNLNNSNRERLPDENEIHVARTEKEVQTPEWSGKRPEHLRSTPDRNRHISSEKNTPTPPARKSSGKKKQSGLRQKRKSRPISSPNKDAKCERSDLTPPFLAFGWADATKGVGAKQTFNVRAANEVHPAALRAFKRRELDILRNEEERRRETLKKKRTRALFNASTHLNDKEDDIWLTEYQRNFSARTPSR, encoded by the exons ATGGGAAAGAGGACGGAATACAAGAGACAGTTTCGAGAACCTTCAAGGCACACGCACGATGCATATAGGAGCAACTACCAGTACTGCGTGTTGCGTAGGCAGTTGGAACATCAACATAATTTCGTGGAATGGGATTGGGACAGTGAATCAGAGAATGGAAAGTTATGCAGAAATGAACTGAATCTGAACAACAGTAATAGAGAGAGACTACcagatgaaaatgaaatacatgtaGCAAGGACTGAGAAGGAAGTTCAAACACCAGAATGGAGCGGTAAACGGCCGGAACATCTTCGTTCTACTCCAGACAGGAACCGTCATATCAGTTCTGAGAAGAACACACCAACACCACCAG CTAGAAAGTCATCAGGAAAGAAGAAACAGTCAGGTTTGAGACAAAAGAGAAAGTCTAGACCAATCTCATCTCCAAATAAGGATGCTAAATGTGAGAGAAGTGACCTCACACCACCTTTCCTTGCATTTGGCTGGGCAGATGCCACAAAAGGGGTCGGCGCAAAACAAACGTTCAACGTCAGAGCTGCAAATGAG GTTCATCCAGCTGCACTGAGAGCATTCAAGAGAAGAGAATTGGACATCTTAAGAAACGAGGAGGAAAGACGAAGAGAGACCTTGAAGAAGAAAAGGACCAGGGCTCTCTTCAATGCTTCCACTCATCTAAATGACAAGGAGGATGATATATGGCTGACCGAGTATCAAAGAAACTTTTCTGCAAGGACTCCAtcgagatga